The window GCGATCGCCCGTGCAGGCCGAATACCTGTTTGCCCTTACTTGGCGTCACATTCTCCTCGAGCTGAGCGGTGTCGAATGCCCTGAGGCAGTCGCAGGCGAAGGACCCGGAGCGTTTACCCTACAAAACTGGCTGATCAACATTACCGCCCTGTGCATTAACCAGGCGGTGGTGCCTGAGGTCGAGACCATCCACTATTCCCTCGACCAGGCCACGCCGCCGCTGTGGTGCTATGTCGAGCAGGCCCTCGATTGCTTGCCTCCAGTAGAGCGACTGGTGGCAGTCATGGCCCTGACCTTTCGCTGGAGCGAGAACCGCATTGCTGCCTACCTCCAAGCCGAGGGTGAAGCCCTGACCGCAGCCGATGTGCGCCAGAAGCTGGGGCTAGCCTTTCAGCACCTAGAGTCGGCCCTGCCCGAGGATATTCGCCAGATTTATCTGGGCGATGCGTCGCTGCGCCCTGAGCCTTTACCCGATGA is drawn from Leptolyngbya subtilissima AS-A7 and contains these coding sequences:
- a CDS encoding RNA polymerase sigma factor gives rise to the protein MSSPAPIPNFPECDHRLVQSLHHLSDRELVQLFQRHGDAGRYFTAIFCRYSPMVYSLIRHSARSPVQAEYLFALTWRHILLELSGVECPEAVAGEGPGAFTLQNWLINITALCINQAVVPEVETIHYSLDQATPPLWCYVEQALDCLPPVERLVAVMALTFRWSENRIAAYLQAEGEALTAADVRQKLGLAFQHLESALPEDIRQIYLGDASLRPEPLPDDLDGLLTVPDLEGVSLADANLVGTTGDLGGDFGNEWAN